In one Trichlorobacter lovleyi SZ genomic region, the following are encoded:
- a CDS encoding arsenate reductase ArsC, which translates to MKKDKVLFVCIHNSARSQMAEAFLNHLAGDRFEARSAGLEPGVLNPLVVEVMQELGIDISAHQTKDVFEMFKRGEMYSYVITVCDGASAERCPIFPGIVSRLHWSFSDPAALQGTRQDVRAAVREIRDEIRTAVEGFVAEYA; encoded by the coding sequence ATGAAAAAGGACAAGGTGTTGTTCGTCTGCATCCATAACAGCGCCCGCAGTCAGATGGCGGAGGCATTTCTGAATCATCTGGCGGGTGATCGTTTTGAGGCGCGAAGCGCCGGGCTTGAGCCGGGTGTGCTGAATCCGCTGGTGGTTGAGGTGATGCAGGAGCTGGGGATTGATATCTCGGCTCATCAGACCAAGGATGTCTTTGAGATGTTCAAACGGGGCGAGATGTACAGTTATGTGATCACGGTCTGCGACGGGGCCAGTGCCGAGCGCTGCCCAATCTTTCCCGGGATTGTCAGCCGACTGCACTGGAGCTTCAGTGATCCGGCCGCCCTGCAGGGGACACGTCAGGATGTACGTGCAGCAGTACGGGAGATCCGGGATGAGATCAGGACTGCAGTGGAGGGGTTTGTTGCCGAGTATGCGTAA